In Rosa rugosa chromosome 4, drRosRugo1.1, whole genome shotgun sequence, the genomic stretch CCCCTTTTAGAAGACTCTTTGAACTCTGCTACCAGCAGAAAAACAGAAGAAGGCCCATCCAACATTGCTTCCAGAGTTGAGGCAGATGCAACCCGTGCCTAGGCACCATAAGAAGCATGTGTCAGCTAGAAGCACCACTGAAGAAAAATCATTAGATGACAATCAGAAGATGTTTGAAAGTTGTGAAAACGATAAAAACATTTTCCATGCAGTGTAACAAGCGAAAAtatattattctttttttatgTAAATCCAGGGTATAGCTGTCAAATAATTCACCAAAGCGTAGTGAGGTAACTAAAAGATAATATGAAAAGAAGAGTAAACAATACCTTCAAATAGGGATCAAACAGCAAACAAGTCATTAGTGTTGCTTCAAACTTCCTGTATATCAGAAGGTAACATGAAACAAAATGAGAATGAAACAGAGAGAAATAAATGAAATTAATCAACAATGGATTGGAGGACGTAGGATGCTTTACCTAGGTTGTAATACATCATTGGTTGGCAAAAGCAGTGTCCATTGGCTACTAAATGATTTCGAATCAGCTTGACAGATATCCTTCCAAAAAGTTATTTTTGTCAATCCGCAAGCGTGCATTATCAAAGTCAAGCATACCATCTTATCCACATATATTGCAGAATAAATCATGTCATTGTTTAAATGTGTCCCCATgttattaaaatttcacaaaagCATTAGGTATTCCAGCTAACAAAATCAACAGAAAGAGAAGGTACTTCTCAAGGAAGATCAAATAACATCTTCCTTTCATCTCTCTGTATTTTAAGTTTCAAAATATTTCTTTGCATTCAAATTATGGTAGATGTAAAGAACAGGCACCAAAAAGGATACCTAACATCTACCCTATTTTGTTGCCGACTATTGATGATGAGAAGAAAAAACCGGGAAGAACCGAAACGCCATGCCAAACTTACCTGTATACAAACAGTGGTAGCTACTCTGACCTTCGATTTCTGAATGCTCTCAGTGTCTTTAAGTGATCCATCACTGTCACTATAAATCAGAGAGGCGAGGTCAAGTGTGGAAGTTTCCTCATCTGATAAACCTTGAGAACCTCAAGCTCCAATCTGCTTTGAACCGTCCCTTTAGCGTAGGTGTGGAGGTTTATATGGACTACGATCTGTCTTTTTAGGATCTTCCAAACCAGACTTAAGGCTTGCTAC encodes the following:
- the LOC133741867 gene encoding uncharacterized protein LOC133741867 codes for the protein MGTHLNNDMIYSAIYVDKMVCLTLIMHACGLTKITFWKDICQADSKSFSSQWTLLLPTNDVLQPRKFEATLMTCLLFDPYLKARVASASTLEAMLDGPSSVFLLVAEFKESSKRGSFTALSSSLGQILMQLHTGILYLVQRQTHSRLLASLFKILMLLISSTPNLFSNRSIFIVNVFFFLFSMSHVCLFVCLIFSCCP